A window from Pokkaliibacter sp. MBI-7 encodes these proteins:
- the adk gene encoding adenylate kinase: MRIILLGAPGAGKGTQARYITERYDIPQISTGDMLRAAVKAGTPLGLQAKEVMASGGLVSDDLIIALVKERIAQADCAKGFLFDGFPRTIPQAEALKEAGVKLDHIVQIDVDDEEIVKRMSGRRIHEASGRVYHTLYNPPKAEGKDDLTGDELIQREDDKEETVRKRLQVYHTQTAPLVDFYKALAESDPATAPKYNYIAGVGSVDDIRDKVFAALG, translated from the coding sequence ATGCGTATCATTCTTTTGGGAGCACCCGGTGCTGGCAAGGGCACTCAGGCTCGTTACATTACTGAGCGTTATGATATCCCCCAGATCTCCACTGGTGACATGCTGCGCGCTGCAGTCAAAGCCGGTACTCCCCTGGGGCTGCAGGCCAAGGAAGTGATGGCCAGCGGCGGCTTGGTTTCTGATGATCTGATCATCGCACTGGTCAAAGAGCGTATTGCTCAGGCTGATTGTGCCAAGGGGTTCCTGTTTGATGGTTTCCCCCGCACAATCCCTCAGGCGGAAGCACTGAAAGAAGCCGGTGTGAAACTGGATCATATTGTCCAGATCGACGTGGATGACGAAGAGATCGTTAAACGCATGAGCGGTCGCCGCATTCACGAAGCCTCTGGCCGTGTTTATCACACCCTCTACAATCCTCCCAAGGCTGAGGGTAAAGATGATCTGACGGGTGATGAACTGATCCAGCGTGAAGATGACAAGGAAGAAACCGTACGCAAGCGTTTGCAGGTGTACCACACCCAGACCGCTCCACTGGTGGACTTCTACAAGGCGCTGGCGGAGAGTGATCCTGCTACTGCTCCCAAGTACAACTATATTGCCGGTGTTGGCAGTGTTGATGATATCCGTGACAAGGTATTTGCAGCACTGGGCTGA
- the ppc gene encoding phosphoenolpyruvate carboxylase, translated as MVDVHQPLRDNVRLLGDSLGKTIEDHLGTSILDTIETIRRLAKQGRAGDSESRARLEELLTTLSDEQILPVTRSFNQFLNLANIAEEVHRVRRRKHDSNQLMDDDTLPQQLVRLHNHGISKDDIVKQILGLDIELVLTAHPTEAVRRTLIQKYDGIAECLRALDNVGDDTADGQRLVDRLKELISQAWHTNEIRTRRPTPVDEAKWGFAIIENSLWKAMPRFLRQLDESVEIATGHRLPLSAAPIRFASWMGGDRDGNPFVTSAVTREVLLLARWQAADLFSKDISDLRAELSMGDCNATLRQAVGDDEQEPYRAYLRQLSRRIEATQRWARDELAGRPADDSDILKHNDELLQPLLECDRSLRECGMEIIAEGMLRDIIHRAYVFGIHLLRLDIRQNSERHAQVFEELVAYYGWGNYAEWSEPQKQAFLLRELKDRRPLFPRDWTPSEEVQEVLATCRTAAQTPASALSAYVISMASVPSDVLAVILLLKEAGMGWNIPVAPLFETLDDLDNAQSCMQQLLDMPWYKAYTQGQQMVMIGYSDSAKDAGHLAATWGQFKAQEALTALCSERGVHLTLFHGRGGTVGRGGGPSHTAILSQPPGSVNGSIRVTEQGEMIRFKFGIPEIAVRNLELYTGAVLEATLTPAPAPKMAWRKLMDDMTAVSCREYRTMVRDNPQFVPYFRAATPEQELAKLPLGSRPAKRKVDGGVESLRAIPWIFAWTQMRLMLPTWLGSDQALARIEAQQRLDELRDMATEWRFFSAYLDMLEMVMAKTDTNTAAWYDQRLVGADLQPLGAELRTRLRDMIALYKRIRGRDELLVQNPVIKHSIGVRNPYIDPLHLLQAELMRRVRLYGEKGVPNQIDQALMVTMTGIAAGMRNTG; from the coding sequence ATGGTCGATGTGCACCAACCATTACGGGATAACGTCCGTCTGCTCGGCGACAGCCTGGGTAAGACCATTGAGGACCACCTCGGTACCTCCATTCTTGATACCATCGAAACCATTCGTCGTCTGGCCAAACAGGGACGGGCGGGAGATAGCGAAAGTCGTGCCCGTCTGGAAGAGCTGCTGACCACCCTCAGTGACGAGCAAATTCTGCCCGTTACCCGCTCGTTCAATCAGTTTTTGAACCTGGCCAATATCGCTGAAGAAGTTCATCGGGTCCGGCGGCGTAAGCATGATAGCAACCAGCTGATGGACGATGACACATTGCCCCAACAGCTGGTCAGGTTGCATAACCATGGCATCAGCAAAGACGATATCGTCAAACAGATTCTGGGTCTGGATATTGAGCTGGTACTGACTGCACATCCCACTGAGGCGGTACGCCGTACCCTGATTCAGAAATACGACGGCATCGCAGAATGCCTGCGGGCGCTGGATAACGTGGGTGATGATACCGCGGATGGTCAGCGGCTGGTCGACCGGCTTAAGGAACTGATCAGTCAGGCCTGGCACACCAATGAAATTCGTACCCGCCGTCCAACCCCCGTGGATGAAGCCAAGTGGGGTTTTGCCATCATTGAGAACTCACTGTGGAAGGCCATGCCGCGCTTTCTGCGTCAGCTGGATGAATCGGTGGAAATTGCGACCGGTCATCGTCTGCCATTGTCAGCAGCGCCTATCCGTTTTGCTTCCTGGATGGGCGGCGACAGAGACGGTAATCCCTTTGTCACCTCGGCGGTAACTCGTGAAGTGCTGCTACTGGCACGCTGGCAGGCAGCAGACCTGTTCAGTAAGGATATCTCTGACCTGCGGGCAGAGTTGTCCATGGGGGATTGTAATGCAACGCTGCGACAAGCCGTCGGGGACGATGAGCAGGAGCCGTATCGTGCCTATCTGCGGCAACTCAGCCGTCGCATAGAAGCGACGCAGCGCTGGGCACGGGATGAACTTGCCGGTCGTCCGGCAGATGACAGTGACATCCTCAAACACAACGATGAGCTGCTGCAGCCGTTGCTGGAGTGTGACCGCAGCCTGCGCGAATGCGGTATGGAGATCATTGCCGAGGGCATGCTGCGCGACATCATTCATCGGGCCTATGTCTTCGGTATTCATCTTCTGCGTCTGGATATCCGCCAGAACTCGGAGCGCCATGCACAGGTGTTCGAGGAGCTGGTGGCTTACTACGGCTGGGGTAACTATGCGGAATGGTCAGAGCCGCAGAAGCAGGCCTTTCTGCTGCGCGAGCTGAAAGATCGACGTCCGCTCTTCCCCCGTGACTGGACCCCCTCCGAGGAGGTGCAGGAGGTTCTGGCAACCTGTCGTACAGCTGCGCAGACTCCCGCATCGGCGCTGTCCGCTTATGTTATCTCCATGGCCAGTGTGCCGTCTGATGTACTGGCGGTCATTCTGTTGCTGAAAGAGGCGGGCATGGGCTGGAACATTCCAGTGGCGCCGCTGTTTGAAACGCTGGATGACCTTGATAACGCCCAGTCATGCATGCAGCAGCTGCTCGATATGCCCTGGTATAAGGCTTATACCCAGGGGCAGCAGATGGTGATGATCGGCTACTCGGACTCCGCCAAGGATGCTGGCCATCTGGCGGCGACCTGGGGGCAGTTCAAGGCGCAGGAAGCGCTGACCGCACTGTGCAGTGAGCGTGGTGTTCATCTGACACTGTTCCATGGTCGTGGCGGTACCGTAGGCCGGGGCGGTGGCCCCAGCCATACAGCCATCCTGTCACAGCCGCCCGGGTCGGTTAACGGCAGTATTCGGGTGACCGAGCAGGGGGAGATGATTCGCTTCAAGTTCGGCATTCCTGAAATCGCTGTGCGCAACCTTGAGCTGTACACCGGTGCAGTACTGGAGGCCACCCTGACGCCAGCCCCAGCGCCCAAAATGGCATGGCGCAAGCTCATGGATGATATGACGGCGGTGTCCTGCCGTGAGTACCGCACCATGGTGCGGGATAACCCACAGTTTGTGCCTTATTTCCGTGCAGCCACGCCCGAGCAGGAGCTGGCCAAGCTGCCATTGGGCAGCCGTCCGGCGAAGCGTAAAGTCGATGGTGGTGTGGAAAGTTTACGAGCGATTCCGTGGATCTTTGCCTGGACGCAGATGCGCCTGATGTTGCCGACCTGGTTGGGAAGTGATCAGGCCCTGGCACGGATTGAAGCGCAGCAGCGTCTGGATGAGCTGCGTGATATGGCAACGGAATGGCGTTTCTTCTCTGCCTATCTGGACATGCTGGAGATGGTCATGGCCAAAACCGATACCAATACGGCGGCCTGGTACGATCAGCGCTTGGTCGGTGCAGACCTGCAGCCTCTGGGAGCGGAGCTGCGCACCCGACTGCGCGACATGATTGCTCTGTACAAACGCATCCGTGGCCGTGATGAGTTATTGGTTCAGAACCCGGTGATCAAGCATTCTATCGGTGTGCGCAACCCCTATATCGACCCATTGCATTTATTGCAGGCGGAGCTGATGCGTCGGGTACGTCTGTATGGTGAAAAAGGGGTGCCCAATCAGATCGACCAGGCGCTGATGGTTACCATGACGGGGATCGCTGCAGGCATGCGCAATACGGGTTGA
- the mazG gene encoding nucleoside triphosphate pyrophosphohydrolase, with amino-acid sequence MTTSAQSARHNLDDLRQLMQRLRAPEGGCPWDRQQTYASILPHTLEEAYEVADAIERQDFMQLKDELGDLLFQVIFYAQLASEEQRFDLDDIIDNLVAKLLRRHPHVFPDGTLASDAVTDPLPEAEIKQRWEEIKAEERAEKGDTSSVLDDVPHALPALNRAHKLQKRAASVGFDWFEWMPVRQKLLEELDEIDEARALGDQDAMEDELGDVLFSCVNLARHLKIDPDKALRRANNKFERRFRRVEQLAEAGQINMQGSSLEVLDQLWDQAKQEGL; translated from the coding sequence ATGACCACTTCTGCCCAATCTGCACGCCATAACCTTGATGACCTGCGCCAGCTTATGCAGCGCCTGCGTGCTCCCGAAGGCGGCTGTCCGTGGGATCGTCAGCAAACCTATGCCAGCATTTTGCCGCATACACTGGAAGAGGCTTATGAAGTGGCTGATGCCATTGAGCGGCAGGACTTTATGCAACTAAAGGATGAGCTGGGCGATCTGCTGTTTCAGGTAATCTTCTATGCACAGCTGGCATCAGAAGAGCAACGGTTCGATCTGGACGATATCATCGATAATCTGGTCGCCAAGTTGTTGCGCCGTCATCCTCATGTTTTTCCTGATGGCACACTGGCCAGTGATGCGGTAACTGATCCGCTGCCAGAGGCTGAGATCAAACAGCGCTGGGAAGAGATAAAAGCCGAAGAGCGAGCAGAAAAAGGCGATACTTCTTCCGTGCTGGATGACGTTCCCCACGCATTACCAGCGCTGAACAGGGCACATAAACTGCAGAAGCGTGCCGCCTCAGTCGGCTTTGACTGGTTTGAGTGGATGCCGGTCAGGCAGAAGCTGCTGGAAGAGCTGGATGAGATTGATGAAGCGCGGGCACTCGGCGATCAGGACGCCATGGAGGATGAACTGGGTGATGTCCTGTTCAGTTGCGTCAATCTGGCACGTCATTTAAAAATTGATCCCGACAAAGCATTACGCCGCGCTAACAATAAATTTGAGCGACGCTTTCGCCGGGTGGAGCAGCTGGCAGAAGCCGGACAGATAAATATGCAGGGCAGTTCACTGGAGGTGTTGGATCAACTCTGGGATCAGGCCAAGCAGGAAGGGCTGTAG
- the relA gene encoding GTP diphosphokinase, with protein sequence MVKVREDHYLLEDGSVDLGNWLAKIGEHVPVTESERLLQACRLVESVAPRPESVEDDEWINSPMNCFHTGLEMALILAELKLDSDSLVAAVLYRSVRQRKLPLERVQSDFGKDVARLIDGVMQMAAITALMRPIKEQVLGQQESQLDNVRKMLVSIIDDVRVALIKLAERTCAIRVVKNANRKKRYLVAREVFDIYAPLAHRLGIGHIKWELEDLSFRYLQPNAYKHIAQLLDEKRLDRQQYIHSVLSMLKERLSDAGIDAELMGRAKHIYSIWRKMQRKNIPFSQVYDIRAVRILVPEVRDCYAALGIVHALWRHVPNEFDDYIAAPKENGYRSLHTAVIGPDGKGLEVQIRTHTMHEEAELGVCAHWRYKGTDVHNKSNSYEDKISWLRQVLEWQEEMGDATGLVEQFRNSITQDRIYVFTPEGHVVDLPSGSTPLDFAYRVHTEIGHNCRGAKISGRIVPLTYKLKTGDQVEILRQKGGTPSRDWLNPNFGYLQTSRGRAKVQAWFKLQAKEENADEGRHIVERELKRLALDSHLDYQPIALQLSYKTAEDMFAALGAGDLRLSQIIHEVQRTLEPERNQAPDQLVVRERKHKHQSDDSGVYILGVGNLLTNMASCCTPLPGDPIIGFITLNRGVSIHRQDCQNILSLQDKEPQRIVQVSWGEEPEQTYPVDIVVEAFDRSGLLRDLTTILSNEKVNILAFHTQTDKVYCTARIAMTLEIARLEHLGRLMDKINQLPNVIDVHRQRGVMQTAKK encoded by the coding sequence ATGGTCAAAGTACGCGAGGACCACTATTTACTGGAAGATGGCAGTGTCGATCTGGGCAATTGGTTGGCCAAGATTGGCGAGCACGTCCCGGTAACCGAGTCAGAGCGTCTGCTACAAGCCTGTCGTTTGGTAGAAAGTGTTGCCCCCCGCCCCGAGTCGGTGGAGGACGATGAATGGATCAACAGCCCGATGAACTGTTTTCATACCGGTCTGGAAATGGCGTTGATCCTGGCAGAACTGAAGCTCGACAGTGATTCGCTGGTGGCGGCTGTGTTGTATCGCTCCGTGCGTCAGCGCAAGTTACCGCTGGAACGGGTGCAGAGTGATTTTGGTAAGGATGTTGCCCGTCTGATTGACGGCGTCATGCAGATGGCGGCCATCACCGCCCTGATGCGTCCGATCAAGGAGCAGGTGCTCGGGCAGCAGGAAAGCCAGCTCGACAACGTGCGCAAGATGCTGGTGTCGATCATTGATGATGTGCGGGTTGCACTGATCAAACTGGCGGAGCGCACCTGTGCTATCCGGGTGGTCAAGAATGCCAATCGCAAGAAACGGTATCTGGTGGCACGCGAGGTGTTCGACATCTATGCGCCGCTGGCTCATCGCCTGGGTATCGGCCATATCAAGTGGGAGCTGGAAGATCTTTCCTTCCGCTACCTGCAACCCAATGCCTACAAACACATTGCGCAGTTGCTGGATGAGAAGCGACTCGACCGTCAGCAATATATCCACAGTGTCCTGAGCATGCTGAAAGAGCGGCTGTCTGATGCGGGCATCGATGCGGAGCTGATGGGGCGGGCCAAGCATATCTACTCCATCTGGCGCAAAATGCAGCGCAAGAATATTCCCTTCAGTCAGGTCTATGACATTCGTGCGGTGCGTATTCTGGTACCGGAAGTGCGTGACTGTTATGCCGCACTGGGTATCGTTCATGCGCTCTGGCGCCATGTTCCCAACGAGTTCGATGACTATATCGCCGCTCCGAAAGAAAACGGCTATCGCTCCCTGCACACTGCGGTTATTGGCCCGGATGGCAAAGGGCTGGAAGTGCAGATTCGCACCCATACCATGCATGAGGAAGCCGAGCTTGGGGTCTGTGCCCATTGGCGCTATAAGGGCACCGATGTACACAACAAGTCCAACAGTTACGAGGACAAGATCTCCTGGCTACGACAGGTACTAGAGTGGCAGGAGGAAATGGGCGATGCCACCGGACTGGTGGAGCAGTTCCGCAACTCTATTACGCAGGACCGTATCTACGTTTTTACCCCCGAAGGGCATGTTGTCGATCTGCCTTCAGGTTCCACGCCGCTGGACTTTGCTTATCGGGTGCATACCGAGATCGGTCACAATTGCCGTGGTGCCAAGATCAGTGGGCGTATTGTACCGCTGACCTACAAGCTGAAAACCGGTGATCAGGTCGAGATTCTGCGGCAGAAGGGGGGGACCCCCAGTCGTGACTGGCTCAACCCGAACTTCGGCTATCTGCAGACTTCCCGTGGCCGTGCCAAGGTGCAGGCCTGGTTCAAGTTGCAGGCGAAAGAAGAGAATGCCGACGAAGGACGCCACATCGTTGAGCGCGAGCTGAAGCGTCTGGCGCTGGACAGCCACCTCGACTATCAGCCGATTGCTCTGCAGCTCAGCTACAAAACTGCCGAGGATATGTTTGCGGCACTCGGTGCCGGGGACCTGCGCCTGTCGCAGATCATCCACGAAGTGCAGCGTACGCTGGAGCCAGAGCGCAATCAGGCACCTGACCAGCTGGTGGTGCGCGAACGTAAGCACAAGCACCAGAGTGATGACAGTGGTGTCTACATTCTTGGCGTGGGTAACCTGCTGACTAACATGGCGTCATGCTGCACGCCGTTGCCGGGTGATCCGATTATCGGTTTCATTACCCTGAACCGTGGCGTGTCGATTCACCGTCAGGACTGCCAGAATATTCTGTCGCTGCAGGATAAAGAGCCACAGCGTATCGTGCAGGTCAGCTGGGGCGAGGAGCCTGAACAGACCTATCCGGTTGATATCGTGGTGGAAGCCTTTGATCGTTCGGGGCTGCTGCGTGATCTGACCACGATTCTGTCTAACGAAAAGGTTAATATCCTCGCCTTCCACACTCAGACCGATAAGGTTTACTGCACCGCACGTATTGCCATGACGCTGGAAATTGCCCGTCTGGAGCATTTGGGAAGATTGATGGACAAGATCAATCAGCTGCCTAATGTGATCGATGTGCATCGTCAACGTGGAGTCATGCAGACGGCCAAGAAATAG
- the rlmD gene encoding 23S rRNA (uracil(1939)-C(5))-methyltransferase RlmD, which translates to MAKLHKKRTPFTKPAPLSTRAAIVLDIERMTPEGRGLSHYQDKPVFVEGALAGEQVQVRLSAEHSRFAEAVTEKVLQPVELRRQPPCEYYGRCGGCSIQHMQYGLQLEIKQQAVVEQLSKLAGLKPQEWLPTLTAGEWRYRTRTHLAMLWDKQSKVLRLGFRARKDHEVVEVGHCQVLDPRLSELLPALKALMLQYPHKERLGHIELVAGDEHRALMLRLTAKADAAWLSELTAWCEAQQLQLWLQEGEQTQPSCHWPAPEQGGLYYTLPAFASRFDFTPADFIQVNPALNRLMVEQAMALLAVKPGERVLDLFAGLGNFSLAAARAGAEVIAVEGTKAMVERGNANAQRNGLSAVQFHCADLMADFSHQSWAGRSVDKVILDPPRAGALHAVRHVAGLKPSKIVYISCNPATLARDAAELDQLGYRLIKAGAMDMFPQTSHVEAIALFEPYKRGGQGKKAAAGSALARRYSGRG; encoded by the coding sequence ATGGCCAAACTACATAAGAAAAGAACTCCATTTACCAAACCTGCGCCGCTCAGTACCCGGGCTGCCATTGTGCTGGATATTGAGCGGATGACCCCGGAAGGCCGCGGCCTTAGCCACTATCAGGACAAGCCTGTCTTTGTTGAGGGGGCTCTGGCAGGGGAACAGGTGCAGGTGCGTCTGTCGGCTGAGCACAGCCGCTTTGCCGAGGCGGTGACCGAGAAGGTGTTGCAGCCGGTTGAGCTGCGCCGCCAGCCCCCCTGTGAATACTATGGCCGCTGTGGTGGCTGCTCGATACAGCACATGCAGTACGGCTTGCAGCTGGAAATAAAGCAGCAGGCGGTTGTTGAGCAGTTGAGCAAGCTGGCGGGGCTCAAGCCGCAGGAGTGGTTACCTACCCTGACCGCAGGTGAATGGCGGTATCGCACCCGTACGCATCTGGCGATGCTGTGGGACAAACAGAGTAAGGTTCTGCGCCTGGGTTTTCGTGCACGCAAGGATCATGAGGTGGTGGAAGTCGGTCACTGCCAGGTACTTGATCCCCGGCTGAGTGAGCTGTTGCCGGCACTCAAGGCGCTGATGCTGCAATATCCGCACAAGGAGCGACTGGGGCACATTGAGCTGGTGGCGGGTGACGAACACCGGGCACTGATGCTACGGCTGACGGCAAAGGCAGATGCTGCCTGGTTGAGCGAACTGACGGCCTGGTGTGAAGCGCAGCAGCTACAACTTTGGTTGCAAGAAGGGGAACAAACCCAGCCATCGTGCCATTGGCCCGCACCAGAACAGGGCGGCTTGTATTATACTCTGCCAGCCTTTGCCAGCCGCTTTGACTTTACACCGGCAGATTTCATTCAGGTCAATCCTGCCCTGAACCGTCTGATGGTGGAGCAGGCGATGGCGTTGCTGGCGGTGAAGCCGGGTGAGCGGGTACTGGATCTGTTTGCCGGTCTGGGCAACTTCAGTCTGGCCGCCGCACGTGCCGGTGCAGAGGTGATCGCGGTGGAAGGGACCAAGGCGATGGTTGAGCGTGGCAATGCCAATGCTCAGCGCAATGGTCTGTCTGCAGTGCAGTTTCACTGTGCGGACCTTATGGCAGATTTTTCGCATCAGTCATGGGCAGGCCGTTCAGTGGACAAGGTCATACTTGATCCGCCGCGGGCAGGCGCTTTGCATGCGGTACGCCATGTGGCTGGTCTGAAGCCCAGCAAGATCGTCTATATCTCCTGTAATCCGGCGACGCTGGCGCGTGATGCGGCGGAACTGGATCAGCTGGGATACCGTTTGATCAAGGCGGGCGCTATGGACATGTTCCCGCAAACCTCCCATGTGGAGGCGATTGCTCTGTTTGAACCCTATAAACGGGGAGGGCAGGGCAAGAAAGCCGCAGCAGGCTCAGCATTGGCAAGACGCTATAGTGGCCGCGGATGA
- the cysM gene encoding cysteine synthase CysM: MHFPTIEDYVGHTPLVRLQRLPGNTTNTILCKLEGNNPAGSVKDRPALSMIQEAERRGMIKPGDTLIEATSGNTGIALAMAAAIKGYRMVLIMPDNMSQERRDAMTAYGAEIISVSREQGMEYARDLASQMQQQGQGIVLDQFANFDNPLAHYKGTGPEIWQQTEGRITHFVSSMGTTGTIMGTSRFLKEQNAAIQIVGLQPQEGSSIPGIRRWPEAYLPKIFEPQRVDQIVDVTQAEAEQTMRRLAREEGIFCGVSSGGAVAGALRLSQQLEHAVIVCIICDRGDRYLSTGVFNSQS, translated from the coding sequence ATGCACTTTCCAACAATTGAAGACTATGTTGGCCACACTCCGCTGGTCAGACTGCAACGCCTGCCTGGCAATACCACCAATACCATTCTGTGCAAGCTGGAGGGGAACAATCCGGCGGGCTCAGTAAAGGACCGTCCCGCGCTGTCGATGATTCAGGAAGCCGAGCGGCGCGGTATGATCAAGCCGGGTGATACCCTGATCGAAGCCACGTCGGGAAATACCGGCATTGCTCTGGCCATGGCTGCGGCGATCAAGGGCTACCGCATGGTATTGATCATGCCTGACAACATGAGTCAGGAGCGTCGTGACGCCATGACTGCCTACGGTGCAGAAATTATTTCTGTCAGCAGAGAACAGGGCATGGAGTATGCCCGCGACCTGGCCTCGCAGATGCAGCAGCAGGGGCAGGGGATCGTGCTGGATCAGTTCGCCAATTTTGATAATCCACTGGCTCACTACAAGGGCACCGGCCCTGAGATCTGGCAGCAGACAGAAGGGCGTATTACGCACTTTGTCAGCTCAATGGGGACCACCGGAACGATCATGGGCACGTCCCGTTTTCTCAAGGAGCAGAATGCGGCCATCCAGATTGTTGGCCTGCAACCTCAGGAAGGCTCCAGCATCCCCGGTATTCGTCGCTGGCCGGAGGCCTATCTGCCGAAAATATTTGAGCCTCAGCGTGTGGATCAGATTGTCGATGTGACCCAGGCCGAGGCAGAACAGACCATGCGGCGTCTGGCTCGCGAGGAAGGGATTTTCTGCGGCGTATCGTCGGGTGGCGCCGTGGCCGGAGCATTGCGACTCAGCCAGCAGCTGGAGCATGCAGTGATTGTCTGCATCATCTGTGACCGGGGTGATCGCTATCTTTCCACCGGTGTGTTCAACTCTCAGTCTTAA
- the acpS gene encoding holo-ACP synthase encodes MICGIGTDMVAIGRIAEVMERTRERFARKILGEQEWHIYQQVSQPHAWLAKRWAAKEACAKALGTGVAQGLSLTHIQVLNNALGAPQLQLSGRALELAEACGASRWHVSLSDEKDYALAFVVLSRD; translated from the coding sequence GTGATCTGCGGTATTGGTACAGATATGGTGGCCATTGGCCGGATAGCCGAAGTCATGGAGCGGACGCGTGAGCGCTTCGCCCGCAAGATTCTCGGCGAACAGGAGTGGCACATCTATCAGCAGGTCAGTCAGCCTCATGCCTGGCTAGCCAAACGCTGGGCAGCGAAAGAGGCCTGTGCCAAAGCACTGGGAACCGGTGTGGCGCAGGGTTTGTCACTGACCCATATACAGGTGTTGAATAACGCACTGGGGGCACCGCAGCTGCAGTTGAGCGGGCGTGCTCTTGAGCTGGCTGAGGCGTGCGGGGCCAGTCGCTGGCATGTCAGCCTCAGTGATGAAAAAGACTATGCGCTGGCATTTGTGGTATTGAGCCGGGACTGA
- the pdxJ gene encoding pyridoxine 5'-phosphate synthase has product MHPKRILLGVNIDHVATLRQARGTRYPDPVYAAQLAEEAGADGITVHMREDRRHIQERDVRLLRQTLQTRMNLELAVTDDMLDFACEIHPEHACLVPERREELTTEGGLDVVGQEARVKAACERLAALGIEVSLFIDADKAQIDATVRCGAPVIELHTGAYADAEDGASQQAEFERIAEAARYAHSLGLVVNAGHGLNYQNVEPIAAIAEINELNIGHGIVARAVFTGLREAVAEMKKLMLLARG; this is encoded by the coding sequence ATGCACCCCAAGCGTATTCTTCTGGGAGTGAATATTGACCACGTTGCCACCCTGCGTCAGGCCCGAGGTACCCGTTACCCTGATCCGGTCTACGCAGCCCAGCTGGCAGAAGAGGCGGGTGCTGATGGCATCACCGTGCATATGCGTGAAGATCGTCGCCATATTCAGGAGCGTGACGTCAGGTTGCTCAGGCAAACCTTGCAGACCCGTATGAATCTTGAGCTGGCTGTGACCGATGACATGCTGGACTTCGCCTGCGAAATCCATCCCGAGCATGCCTGTCTGGTACCTGAGCGTCGTGAAGAGCTGACCACCGAAGGTGGTCTCGACGTAGTCGGTCAGGAGGCGCGCGTCAAAGCCGCCTGTGAGCGCCTCGCCGCGCTGGGTATTGAGGTGTCTCTGTTTATCGATGCTGACAAAGCCCAGATAGATGCCACTGTGCGCTGTGGTGCGCCAGTGATAGAACTGCACACCGGGGCTTACGCTGATGCTGAGGATGGTGCCAGTCAACAGGCTGAGTTTGAGCGGATTGCTGAGGCGGCCCGCTATGCTCATTCTCTGGGGCTGGTAGTGAATGCAGGCCACGGACTGAATTATCAGAACGTTGAGCCGATTGCTGCTATTGCCGAGATCAATGAACTCAATATTGGTCATGGCATTGTGGCTCGCGCGGTATTTACCGGCCTGCGTGAAGCTGTGGCGGAAATGAAAAAACTGATGCTGCTGGCCCGGGGTTAA
- the recO gene encoding DNA repair protein RecO yields MSALISEPAYLLHGRPYRETSILAEFFTSTQGRVAILARGARRPKSRQKAALQPFYPVVLSATGRSSLKTLQQIDLCGMAPPLAGACLISGLYLNELLQRLLPEGEPHPRMYTVYEWALTHLSEPGELEPVLRRFEKELLSELGFAVVLDYCVASSEPVLAEAWYAYHPEHGLRPVVADGRGSQRSYPGAALLAMAQDDYSASLTRKVAKVLLREAFAPLLGDRPLHSRSLFLPPPVFSS; encoded by the coding sequence GTGTCAGCGCTGATTTCTGAGCCGGCTTATCTGCTGCATGGTCGCCCCTATCGGGAGACCAGCATTCTCGCCGAGTTTTTCACCTCCACTCAGGGCCGGGTCGCGATCCTGGCTCGTGGCGCCCGTCGGCCGAAGTCACGCCAGAAGGCAGCATTACAACCTTTTTACCCGGTGGTGCTGTCGGCTACGGGCCGTTCCAGTTTGAAAACCCTTCAGCAGATTGATCTGTGTGGTATGGCGCCACCGCTGGCCGGTGCTTGTCTGATCAGTGGACTCTACCTGAATGAGTTGTTGCAGCGGTTGCTGCCTGAAGGTGAGCCTCATCCGAGGATGTACACGGTATATGAGTGGGCATTGACCCATCTGTCTGAGCCAGGTGAGCTTGAGCCGGTATTACGTCGCTTTGAGAAAGAGCTGCTCAGCGAGCTGGGTTTTGCTGTCGTGCTTGATTACTGTGTCGCTTCTAGCGAACCGGTGCTGGCTGAGGCGTGGTACGCTTACCATCCCGAGCACGGCTTGCGCCCTGTTGTTGCCGATGGCCGCGGAAGTCAGCGCAGTTATCCTGGTGCCGCCTTGCTGGCGATGGCTCAGGATGATTACAGCGCCTCTCTGACTCGCAAGGTTGCCAAGGTTTTGTTGCGTGAGGCGTTTGCGCCTCTGCTGGGGGATCGCCCGTTGCACAGTCGTTCCCTGTTTCTTCCGCCTCCGGTTTTTTCGAGCTAA